CAGAGCATTCCCGTAGCCCGGTTCCTCGACCTGCCGGAGGGTGAAAGCAAAGAAATCGATATCGAAGGGCTGTCCTATGCCGACTATTACCTGTGGATTGTCGGCTCCCACAGTCTAAAGCGCAAAAAGCCCAAGCTAGACAGCTCCCATGAAGAAGCTTTGGCACGGCTACAGGTAATCACGCGGGAGGAAAATCGCTACCTGCTGGGCCGCATTCCGCTGGTAGACGGGCAGCTATATCGGGAATACCCCCATCCAGAAGATCCCAAGAAAATGCTCACTGCTGCCCAGCTCAAGCGCAAGCAGCAGGGCGGCAACCAGTTGACCCACTGCCTGCAAGCTGACCCGCACTTGGGGGCGTACTTGGCAGCAGCTATTCCCGGCAAGGAAAACGGCTTTGACATTGAAGGCGTGGCCGTGAAGGAGAATCGCGTCTTTCTGGGGCTGCGGGGGCCAGTTTTGAGAGGCTGGGCCGTTTTGCTAGAGCTGAGCCTTACAGACGATGGACCAGGTCTCTTGAAGATCAAGAAGCTGGAGGGCACGCAGCGCTACCGCAAGCATCTGCTGGATCTGCAGGGGTTGGGCATTCGCGATCTGTGCTGGGATGGCGACGACCTGCTGGTGCTGGCAGGCCCAACGATGGATCTCTCGGGCTTAGCTGAGGTCTTTCGCATTCCAAACGCAGTCGAGACATTGAGCCAGAACGCTTGCCTAAAACCGGAGCCCATTCTAGACCTCTTAGATAAGAGAGACAGCGACAAAGCTGAGGGCATTAGCCTGATGGCTGGTTCGCCGGGGTCAGTCCTTGTGGTCTATGATGCTCCTTCGGCAGAACGGCTAACTGATTACACCGTAATCGCCGATGTCTTCTCCCTTAACCAATAGCCAGGCTAAACCCAAAACGTTAAATTGTTTGTCAGGATGTAGCCAGCTACTGGGAAGCTGCCCAGGTGCAATTCCCAGCGGCTAAACGGCATTGAGGTCACTTTTTAGCTATGCAACCTCGCAAACTTGGCAATACAGATATTTCAATTACGCCTGTTGTGTTCGGCACATGGCAGGCGGGCAAACGAGGCTGGGTTGGCGTTGAAGATGAGCCGGTGATTTAGGCCATGCAGGCCGCTTTCGAGGCTGGCGTAACCACCTTTGATACGGCTGAGATCTACGGCGAGGGCTATTCCGAAGAACTAGTGGGCAAGGCATTGGCGGAGGTGCGCGATCGCATTATTCTCGCTACCAAAGTTTTTCCTAACCACCTCAAGGCCGACCAGGTAATCACTGCCTGCGAAGACTCCCTCAAGCGCCTCCAAACCGACTACATCGACCTCTACCAGATCCACTGGCCTGCCGGAGCCTTTAACAGCGAAGTTGTCCCGCTGGCCGAAACGATGGGCGCGTTGACCCAGCTCAAAGATCAGGGCAAGATCCGGGCGATTGGCGTGTCTAATTTTTCGCGATCGCAACTCCAAGAAGCGATGCAGTACGGGCCTATCGACAGCCTGCAACCGCCCTACTCTCTATTCTGGCGGCAGCTCGAACAAGAAACGCTGCCCTTCTGCGTTGAAAACAACATTACCGTTTTGGCCTACTCCTCCTTAGTCCAAGGCCTGCTGACCGGCAAGTTTAGCCCCGACCATGTCTTTCCCCAAGACGACATCCGCAGCAAAAACAAACTGTTTCAGGGAGAGCTGTACCAGAAAGCTCAGGCCGCTCTAGATCAGCTTCGCCCCCTAGCTGCAAAATATCAAACTACCCTGGGCAACCTGGCCCTGGCCTGGCTCATCGCCCAGCCCCAAACCTGTGCGATCGTCGGAGCTCGTAACCCCAAGCAGGCCCAAGAAAATGCCTTAGCAGCGGCGATTAACCTCTCAGCAGAAGACTTAGCTGAGATAGACACCATTAGCCACAGCGTTACGGAGCATCTAGATCAAGACCCAGTAATGTGGCGTTTTTCTGCTTAAGATAGCGATTATCTTTTTCAGGCTGCTCGCTCTACTAGCGCGTCTAGCTTAAACTGTTGGGTTGTTTTGAGGCGCTAGAGTCCTTAGAACAGGCTTTATAAGGCGGAAGGCTAGTGAGCCATTCATCCACCCGAATGACTCGCTTGTGTCCTGATGTCTCTTTGCCTTGCAACCCCAAAGCATTCTGCTTCCCGATCTCGATCTGAAGCGTTTGCCCCTTCGGATTTTGTGTCGTGCCACGCTCGTATACATCTATGAGTTCCGCACCGACAGCCAGTGGTGTATCCACGGTACAACGGTAGCGCCAGCCATAGTTGGGCAATTCCGTTCGGTAAAACTGCTGAACACGATGGGCTGCTCCTTGATCGATTTCAAATTGGGTGATCCGCTCCACATCGTTGGAGGGATGGAACACCTTGAGGGAGGTGGCCTCTGCTGGAATGGGAGGCTGCACATGAAATCGCCAGCGCCACTGCGGATCATTCGATAGGACAAGGACACTTAATCCAATGGCAATAAAGCTCAGTAGGCTAGCGATCCCAACCCAGGCCTTACGGAACCACATCTGTTTCATAAAGATTGTAGGCTAACGATTGCACTAATACATTCGTCAGTACTATTCCCCTTTCCTGATTGATGCAATTAGGATTTCTGGGAAAGGCTAACGGTGAAGTTGTGCGGCGGCAGATAACCTCGAACTCCCACCGATAACCTCTATACCGTCCGCACCAACGAGGTGTTAGGCGGCTTTAGCGAATATAGGGTTGCTCCAGACTCAAGCCTGAGATGACTTTGTAGTGCTTCACTGCCCCAATCCTCCATTTGCCCCGGTTACAAAAGCAATTGAATTTGCAACGTCCATGATCTCTCCTAAATAATTCAAAAGCCTACAAAATGCCGCCGTTCACTTGAATGGTCTGCCCGTTCACCCATCGGGCATTGTCAGAGGATAGGAAAGCAACCACATCAGCAATATCCGCCGGCTGTCCTAAGCGTCCTAGGGGAGTGGACTGAACTAATTCTTCCAGGGCATCCGCAGGCATAATTAATCCATCAGTGTTGGTCACTCCGGGTGAAACCAGATTCACCGTGATTCCCCGATGCCCTAATTCTTTAGATAGAGCAAAGCTAAATTGCTCGATCGCAGCTTTACTTGCAGCATACAACCCTCCTGTGGGAATGCTTTGCTTGGTTGCACCACTTGACAAACTAATGATGCGGCCACCATCGTTGATATGCTTTGCGGCTTCTTGTAGGGCAAAAAATGTTCCTTTAGCATTGGTGTTGAAGACTAAATCAAAATCGAATTCTGTAATGTCAGCCGTAAGTTTGTAGACCGATACACCAACGTTATTGACAACAATATCAAGCTGGCCAAACGTGTTGATAACTTGCTGGAAAAGGTTGCGAGTTTCTTCAATTTTGCTTATGTCTGATTGGATTGCGATTGCCTGTGTTCCATTTTTTTTGATCGTTTCGACAACGGCTTCCGCCTTCTCTCGACTCCCGGCATAGGTAATGGCAACACTCGCACCGTCACACCCTAACCGTTCGGCGATCGCCTGACCAATTCCTCGCGATGCACCTGTAACAAGTGCTACTTTTCCTGCCAACGACAGCATGTACAGCCTCCCCAATTCCCTAGAGGTGAGATTAAACCAATTATTAAGGTATACTCTCACTGTTTTTTTAGGAAGTACTTACTTTTTTGTAAGCTCTAATAAACTGGTAAGGAGGTAATTTTCATGCAATCAGAACAAACTGATGCTACAGTCTTTGTGCAAACCACCCTTAGTGTATTGGGTGGCAAATGGAAGCTTTTGATTTTATGGCACCTCAAGATGATGGAAAGCGTTACAGTGAATTGAAACGATTGATTCCTGCAATTAGCGAAAAAATGCTAATTCAGCAGCTTCGAGAGTTGGAAAAGGACACAATCATTAGCCGCAAAACCCTATCAGAGATGCCCCCTAAAGTTGAGTATTCCTTCACAGACTACGCCAGAACTCTCATACCTGTCTTTCAACCACTGTTCGATTGGGGGCAAACGCACTTTAAACGAATGAATATAGACAAATTAAGTTGATTTAATGAGGATTTTTATATCGATCTGTCTACTTAAAGCCTTGCGTTGCAAGATAGTCCGAATAAACCGATCTATGAAAGTAATCATAAGGCGGCATGATAACCACAGCCAGAAAATCAAGCCGCATAACAATTATTTAGAGGAAAATTTTCTGCCTAATACCCCTATAAGGGTGATTAGGTAGAATTCCGTCAGCCTAATACCCCTGTGGGGTGATTAGGTGGAAATTTGTCAGCCTAATCCTCCTGTAGGGGTGATTAGGTGGAAACTTTCTGCATAATATCCTGCCAATGTAGAGGAGTCGGAAACTTTAAGACTGTCTTTAATGTGCGATGGTCGTACATCCCTCAACTGTTAGGTTGCCCTCTCTCAGTAAGCCTTAACCAACAAAAAAGCGAGCTTCTTCAAGAAGCCCGCTTTTGGGTGTATCGGTTTTTACTTGAAATCGAGGATCAGATCGGCTAGTATCTTTCCTCATAGCTGTGTACAAGCAGCTTGTCTTCCCCCGAAAACTTGGTCTGCGGCACTGGCAAATGCTACCAACATCAACCAGCGCCTAACCCGTTGACAGAACACACCTGTCTCAGGGCTTTGCCTATTTTAGGTCGCTCTGTTAATTCAGCAATGTCAAGGGCTGCCATTTTTTCGGGGATTCCTACCCGTTGATTTCAAAGGAATCCCTGAAATGATTCAAATTCAATACTTTCTGTCGTCTCCCTACACCGAGACGACACGGCCTGCTGCGCGTCAAGTTCCTCTAGTGCAGCCTCGGCGCAGGCGCTTGCGTCTGTATCTAGTCGGCTCCAATGTCGATACCCGCAGCGCCATTGCCAGTCTCCACCATCTTGGCTATGCCGAGCAATTTGAGTGGAGCCACGTCATCGACATTCCCGAAAATGGCTTGTTCGTGCAGCCCGACCCTGGCGACGTGTTGCGCTATCTCCAGCGCTACCCCGCTCCCAGACCCCCTGTGTAGTTTCTATCAGGAATGGCATTGACTAAGGTGGGTAGGGCTCTGGGCATTGTCCAACCTACTCGTGCGTCTACCTCAAAATGTGGGTGGGTGCCGAGCCTTACACCCACCCTAGCCAAGTCGGTATTTGGGCGTAGACGCACTACTTCATTAAGGGGAGAGGTGCGATCGCATTTCCCCACCCCAATGCCGTTCTGCATAAGGTGCACTGTCGCCCTTTGCCCATCTTTTAGAAGCCTATGCTGTGACGGGCACACTTTGCTTTGCCCAGCCTACGAGATCCCAACTGTAAGCCTTACTTGCAGACTAAAGAGTCAAACACCGCTCTTGCATTTGTCTCTGCCTGCTCACCATTAGCCAATACCCAGGCAAAACGGTTTGTCCCGGCGTAGTCTACTGCAGCCAGATAACTCACCGACTGTAAAACTTGATCAGCGCTTCGAAAGGTACCTTCTTCGATCCGCACCGGGACTGTTTGACCACATAGAGGCAGATTTTCGGTTCGCTGAGTTTCCGCCGTATACTCTCCTTCCTGGGACATGCTTTCCTGAAAAGAGTCCAACATAGACGTTTGAGCAGCCTCATCCTGCAAGTAGGCAGGCAGTCTACCCACTGTCAGCAAAACTCCAGGCGGGTCTTGCGCATCTGCTACCTGCGCCAGCTCCACCCCCATTACATTCATGTTGAGCAGCCCTCTCGTCTCCCCTGGAATTTCGTACTCAAAGAGTTCTTGGGCCTGCTGCTCTACGTTCTCAGGATCGATTGAGAAATTTAATGCTCGGCTGAAGAAAACTGTCAATACAACTATCGACAAAACAGAGAGCCCCAGACATCCACCACAGCCAAGAGCAAGCCACTTCCAAGTACCATTGCTCTTGGCTGCAGAAGGCTGAGTCGGTTCAAAGTCCTGCATGATTTTCCCTCAGGTTTGTCAGGGCCTATGCCCTCAATTTTGATACAGCTACAGTCAAGGAATAAAGAATTCCACAATCTTCAAAACAAAATAGGCCCATAGCAAACAGGCCCAAAACAAACCTGCCCAAAGCAAACCAATTCAAACTAAACAGGCCCAAAGCAAACCAATTCAAACTAGACAGGCCCAAAGCAAGCAGACTGACTGCCACTGGCGCGGGTATGGCCTCTGCTCCCCCGGGCCACAAAGCCTTTTGTTAGACTAGAAGGGCATGATTTGCGATACCCCTACTGGCGTAATACTTGGCATGACGGTTGCAACCTCGCCTCTAAACCTGCTTCGCACTCAAGAAATTCCCAACCTGCAGTACAGCGCTACCCGTGAGCGGTTTGATGCTTCCTGGGAGGCCCCTCTCTCTACATTGTTGGGGCTAGGTCGGGCAGCAGGTGCCGATTTTGTTGAGTTCTTTTTGGAGCGCAATAACTACATTAGCTGTCTCGCTGAAGACGATGCGATTACCAGCATTTCTCCTCGCCTGACAACGGGAGCAGGAGTGCGCGTCTTTCGCGGCAAGGCTGACTGCTACGTTAGCACCAACGACCTCTCCTTTAGTGGATTAAAAGCCGCCCTAGAAAAAGGGCTGTCGATTATGGGGCTATCTTTGCCCGGCCCAACCGCCCATATTCCTGAGATCAATCTGGAGATGCTGCGGGACTACGCCACTGTTCGAGGCAAAGAAGCCTGGCTGGCAGCCTGTAGCTCCATGCAGGAAATGGGCGATGTGCTGCTGTCTGCCAATGGAGCTTTGGCGCAGAAGGCAAGCCACGTTCAAGCCCGCCGCGCTGCCTACTTTAGAGACTGGCAGGAGGTTCTAGTAGCCTCTAGCGACGGCACCTTTGCCCGTGATATCCGCCTGACTCAGTCAGTAGGTTTCAACCTACTCTGTGCCGATGGTGAACACCGCGCCTCTATTGGTCAGCGAGATGGCAACACCAGCGATCCAGCCTTTCTGCGAACCTGGAATTACCAAGACACCGCCGCTGCCGTCTCTGAGTCGGCAGGCAAGATGCTCTATGCCGACTATGTAGAGTCGGGGTCTTACCCAATTATCATGGCCAACCATTTTGGCGGCGTGATTTTCCATGAGGCCTGCGGCCACCTGCTAGAAACCACGCAGATTGAGCGGGGCACAACCCCCTTCATGGACAAAAAAGGCGAAAAGATTGCCCACGAGAGCCTAACTGCCTGGGATGAGGGGCTATCTGAGGATGAGTTTGGCACTATCGACATGGATGACGAGGGCATGCCTGCTCAGCGCACCCTGCTGATTGAAAACGGCATTCTCAAAAACTTCCTGTCGGATCGGGCTGGCTCTATGCGTACAGGTCATCCCCGCACCGGCAGCGGTCGCCGCCAGGGCTATACCTATGCGGCGGCTTCTCGCATGCGCAACACCTACATTGCCCCTGGTGACTACAGCCTTGAGCAGCTATTTGCCTCGGTTGAGAAAGGCATTTACTGCAAAAAGATGGGCGGCGGTAGCGTTGGCCCAACTGGCCAGTTTAACTTTGCCGTCGATGAAGCCTACCTGATTGAAAACGGCCAGATCACAAAGCCGCTGAAAGGAGCCACTCTGATTGGAGAGGCCAAGGAGATCATGCAAAAGATTTCTATGTGCTCGAACGATCTGGGCCTAGCGCCGGGCTTTTGCGGCTCGGTGAGCGGCAGCATTTATGTGACCGTAGGCCAGCCGCACCTAAAGGTCGATTCGATCACTGTGGGTGGACGGTAACTCCCCAGAAATTTATTGCCTGAAAAGCACAAGAATAGCTATAAGAAGAAGCTCATGCCGACTGTTCAAGATATTGCGGCCTACGCTGAAACCAGTGCCAAGAAACTGGGCATTCACAAGTACGATGTCTACGGGTCTTCGGTCGATGAGACCAGTGTGCAAGTAGACAAGGGCGAGCCCAAACAGGTAAAAGCGTCTAACCGCTCCAGCGTGATTGTGCGGGTATGGAGTGACCAGGGTTTGTTAGGCGTCACCAGCACCACAGACGTTGACCCAGCTGGGCTGGAACTGGCGCTGAAAACGGCTCAGGAAGCCGCTGCCTTTGGCGCTAAAGAAAACATTCCTGACTTTAGCCCGGAGGCGACTGTGCCAACGACAGAGGTGCAGGTAGATAACCTACCGCCTGCTCCAGTATCAGACTTGATCGAGGGGCTGGTGGGATTGGAAAAGCGATTGCTGGAGGCACACCCTGCGATCGCAAGTGTGCCCTACAACGGGCTAGCCCAGCGCGACATTGACCGCTTCTACCTCAATAGCGAAGGAGCGCTGCGCCATGAAAACCGCTCCTATGCTTCGGTCTACCTCTACAGCAAGACTGAGCAGGAAGGCCGCAAGCCTCGTTCTGCTGGGGCCATGCGAATTAACCGGGGACTGCAAAACCTAGACCTGGAAGGCTGCTTAAAAGAGGCGACTGAAAAGACCCTCAGCCATCTGGACTACCAGAAGATTGCCACCGGCAAATACCGCATTGTCTTCTCGGCAGAGGCTTTTTTGAGCCTGCTCGGGGCTTTTTCCAACCTGTATAACGCCCAGAGTATTTTGGATCGGCGCAGTTTGGCGACCCCAGAATCACTGGGCACACAGATTGCCTCGTCGCTACTCTCTGTCTTTGACGATGCCCTCCACCCTGAGAACATCGGTGCTGAAACCTTTGATGGGGAAGGCACACCGACCCGCCGGGTGCCCATCATCGCTGAGGGGGTGCTGACTCAGTTCCTTCACAGTGCGGGCACCGCTAAGCGAATGGGAGCTTCTCCAACAGGCCACGCTGACATTGGCGCTAAAGTCTCTATCAGCCCCAGTTTCTACCACGTAATGCCCGGTCAAAGTGACAGCAACGGCTTTAGCCTAGAGACGGCAGACAACGTGATTTTGATCGACGATTTGCAGGCTCTCCACGCCGGGGTGAATGCGCTACAGGGGTCTTTTTCCCTGCCCTTTGATGGCTGGCTAATTCGCCAAGGTGAGCGCATCAGCATCGAGTCGGCTACCGTGGCCGGAGATTTTCGGGAGGTGCTGAAATCGATCATTCATGTCGAACCTGAGGCTGAAGTTACCCCTGGCGGCATTTGCCCCCGGATCTGGGTGGATGAGCTTTCTGTTACGGGAGAGGCTTAACCTCAGAGGGAAATAGCACGTCCAGGCTGAAACTACGAGAACCGTAGATTGGCTTGAGCATAGTGAAACCCAACAGCTTCAGGGGATGTTGGGTCGCGCTGCGCTTGACGCCAACCTACCGGAGTGATTTTTAGAGTGGTATTAAGGAACCCAGGCTGACTCAGCGGTGGGTTCCTTTTGCTGTAGGCGTTTTCCGCTGATCTGCCCACGGCTTTAAAGAACAGTCGATATAGTGAAGGTGAAGTACCTATGGGGCATCGGACAAATGGCCGTGTCTATGATGACCGAAGTGCAGCACCGCTTCATTGAAACCAACGGGATTCGCCTGCATTATGTGACGCGGGGGGAAGGGCCCCTGCTGCTCTTACTCCACGGATTTCCGGAATTTTGGTATTCCTGGCGGCACCAGATTCCTGAGTTTGCTCAAGATTACACCGTGGTGGCTTTGGACCTGCGGGGCTACAACGACAGCGACAAGCCCGAAGGCGTAGACGCCTACCGCATGCCGGAACTGGTGAAGGACATTGCGGGCGTAATTCGGGGGCTGGGGTATGAGCGCTGTGTGCTGGCAGGACACGACTGGGGCGGTGCGATCGCATGGGCCTTTGCCTATGAGTATCCCGAACTGCTAGAAGCCCTGATTGTGCTCAACATTCCCCATCCGGCTCGGTTTAGGGCGGGTTTGCAGATGCCCCAGCAGCTCCTAAAGAGTTCCTACATCGGCTTTTTCCAGCTGCCCGTCCTGCCCGAACTGGTGATCCAGGCTGGAGACTATGCGGCACTCACCTACGCCTTTCGAGGCATGGCCGTTCGCAAAGACACCTTTTCTGACGAAGACATTGCGACTTACAAAGAGGCCGCGTCGAAGCCAGGGGCGTTAACCGCCATGCTCAACTACTATCGGGCAATTCCCAGTTCACCCTTCTTTCAAAAGTCTTGGGGCATTTTAGAGGTGCCCACGCTGATGATTTGGGGAGAGGAAGACACCGCTCTCAGCAAAGAACTCAGCATGCAGACCGAACAATATGTGAGCGATTTCCACCTGCGCTATATCCCCAACTGCAGCCACTGGGTGCAGCAGGAGCAACCTGAGCAGGTTAACCGCTACATGCGAGAGTTTTTGGCATTAGAGCGACGACTGCACGGGCAGGCTTAGATCTACCAATTTGCTACGGGCTGCTAGTTAGAGAGGGCATCGCTGCCAGTTTGGAAGGAGGACGGCCAAAGTCTTTACGCCCTACCATCGGGAATGCGAAGGCCTGCTCCTGTAGCTGTAGCTGAGGTGGCCTGATGGACGCGCCTGCGATCTTGGGCACCTTAGATGCTACTTTCCCCTAAGCACCCATGTCTTTTGCTGCCAGCGTACGGCATTTCCAGACCCTGGTTCTGGCCTTTCATCCGGCAATTGTAATTGAAACGGTTGAGGAGGAGCGGGTTCATACCCTCATCACCAAAGCCTGCAACGAGCTGCAGATCTCGGTGTTCGAGTGGAGTGTTGCCCAGGGGCTGGTGCGATCGCAAGGCAACCTGCACAACCGCTGGCAAAACGAATACGCCCCACCCAACACTCAGCGGCCTCAGCCGATCGAGCAAACAGCTGATCCGCTAGACATGCTAAGGCACATCCAAAGCATGAGCTGTCGGGGCATCTACTGGCTCAAAGACTTTGCTGAACACCTGAAAGATGCAACCGTCGCCCGCCAGTTTCGAGAGGTCGCCGACCAGTTTGCCTACAACCAGTCCACCCTAGTAATCACAGGCGATGATGTAGCCCTACCGGCCTCCATTGCCCACGACGTAATTTACTTCGACGTTAAGCTGCCAGAGCCCGACGAACTGTACCAGACCATTTCAGAAGTGGTGCGATCGCTCAAGGGCAAAGTCAAAGTCGAACTCACCCCCGAAGACATCCATGCCTTGGTGCAGGCAATGCAGGGCATGACCCTAAAGCAGGCCCGCAAAGTCATTGCCTACGCCGCTCTGTACGATGGCAAGCTCAATGCGGAAGACATCAAGCGAGTTTTAGAACGCAAGGTGCGCATTCTCCATGAGGAGGGGCTGCTGGACTATTTTCCGCCAGAGACCAACGTGGCCCAGCTAGGGGGCTTTGAAGGGCTCAAGCAATGGCTAGCCTGTGCCAAAGTCGGCTTTACTCCCCAAGCCAAAGCCTTTAACCTACCCGCTCCTAAAGGTATCTTGATCGTCGGCATTCAGGGCTGCGGCAAATCCCTCGCGGCCAAGACTATTGCCCGCGAGTGGAGCCTGCCCTTACTCAAGCTCGATGCTGGGCGGCTCTACGACAAATACGTGGGCGAGTCGGAGAAAAACTTTCGGCGGGCCATCACCCTGGCTGAAACAATGGCCCCTTGCGTACTGTGGATTGACGAAATCGAGAAAAGCATGGGCCAGTCGGGCAGCGATGCCGATGGCGGCCTGAGTCGTCGCCTGTTTGGCTACTTTCTCACCTGGCTGCAGGAAAAATCCCAAGAGATCTTTGTCGTCGCCACTGCCAACGACCTCGCCCAACTGCCGTCCGAACTGCTGCGAAAAGGCCGCTTTGACGAAATCTTTTTCGTCGATCTGCCCGAGGCTCCAGAACGGCAATCGATTTTGCACATTCACCTGACCCGACACCAGCAGCAGCCTTTGCGGTTTGACCTAGCAGCTCTAGTCCAAGCCACCGATGGCTTCAGCGGAGCCGAAATCGAGCAGGTGATTATCTCAGCCATCTACCGCGCCATTTACGAGAAACGCCCCGTCGATACGACCCTGATCATAGACGAGGTCAAGCGCACAGTGCCCCTATCTGTCTGCCGCCGCGAAGATATTCAGCGCCTACGCACCTTTGCCCAATCTCGTTTTGTCAGCGTAAAATAAGCCGCCCAGACACGCCAGACTAAATGCCTAGATCTGCCAAAACAGCCTGAAACGCCTCCCAACTCACCCCCTGCTCCAAATACTGAGGGTTGCTGGGGTTGTAAGGCCCTAGCAGTCGATCAATGGAGCTAATCACAGCCTCCTCCGGCAACACCGGCACATCTGGGTCAAAGGCAGTAGGCCGCATCAAAGAACTGGAGAAACCCCGAAACACCAAGATCTGATCTGCCTCACCTGCAACTTCAGCAGCGACCAGTAGAACTTCCTGTGGCCGCTTCAGAGTGTATTGTTCCAAGCGTTTCCCAGCATCCATAAACCGCGTCTTAAATAATTGCGCCCTACTTAAGCGTTCTTCTGACCCTTGAGCCAGGCTCTTACACCCCTAACCCCTTCTCATTTCTAGGCACAGGCCCATACACCCCTACCAAAACCCCTTCCGCCCTTATACCCTCTACCCTTTTGCCTTCCCCTTAATTAATCGCCTGCCGCCCCTGCTTACCCAGGCGCACAAAAACAAACCAGGCCAGAGTCAGCATATAAATAATCAGGCCGACAATACCGAAAAAGCCTAAAAACCCGTTGGTGTAGTTGGCGTGTAGAAACTCCTTATAGAGTAGGGGAGCTTCTAGCCATGCCTGACAGCTAGCAGAGGCCAGCCGCGCATTAGAGAAGGCGCAGGGTAGATAGGTCAGGGAAATGGCGGTGCCAATGATGCCATAGAGAGTGACGGCCCAACGCCAAGAGTTAAACGTCAATTTCAGAGCACTATCGGGCTGCTCTCGGATTTCCTCATTGAGATCCACCCAAAACCAGAGACCAACAGGAATTAAAATCCGCGCCATGACCGCCGAGACGAAGCTGATGCTAAAACCGCCGATCATCAGGTAGATCGTAATCATCAGCAGACTGGACACTTTCCAGTAGATCGTCAGCAAATGCTGGATAGCTGTATTTCGCTTGTAAGCCGCCCAAATTAGCAGCACCAGCGGAAAAGAGACGAGAAACAGCACTGCTAGCCGATAGTCGGTCCAGACCAGGGATCGCAGTATTAGAGGGTCCAGCATGATAGGTTTTGACTCGCTTGTCGAACGGGCGATACAGCCGCAAAAATTTCGCCATTTACCAGATTAACACTCGACATAGAGCGGTTGGTTCTAGAGATGTTTCTTCTGCTTGGTCTTAGTGTTGGTGTAGGGGCAAGCGAGGGCCTATCCTGCACCCCTTAGGCCAAACGAATCTGCCGCAGCATCTGCCGGTGCTGCTGGGCTGAGGCCAGAGTGTTGGCCGTGATTAGGCCGCTGGCGGCGACTGCTGGCAGACCAATGCCCGGAAAGGTTGAGTCGCCGCAGCAGAGCAACCCCGGCAGCGGCGTTTTGGGGCCAGGGAAGAAGCCATCGCTGGCGGCTATGGCTGGGCCATAGGTGCCCCGGTGGCGGCGCAGGTAGCGTTCGTGAGTCAGAGGTGTGCCCACCAGGCTGACCTCACAGCGGCGGCGAATATCGGGAATGACTCGCTCCAGCGCCCACCACATAACCTCGGCTCGCTGCTCTTTAAGTTGGGCGTAGGTTGGGCTGTTGCGATCGCATCCCTGCCACAAATCATAGGGTTCGCTGCCGGGGGTGTAGACGTGGATAGCGTGTTTACCCGCCGGGGCTAGTGTGGGGTCGAGCACAGAGGGAATTGAGATCAGCACTACGTTTTGGGGCGCAGTAACTCCTGGAGTCCAATCGTTCACCACGATGTAGTGGCAG
The window above is part of the Pseudanabaena sp. FACHB-2040 genome. Proteins encoded here:
- a CDS encoding AAA family ATPase; translation: MSFAASVRHFQTLVLAFHPAIVIETVEEERVHTLITKACNELQISVFEWSVAQGLVRSQGNLHNRWQNEYAPPNTQRPQPIEQTADPLDMLRHIQSMSCRGIYWLKDFAEHLKDATVARQFREVADQFAYNQSTLVITGDDVALPASIAHDVIYFDVKLPEPDELYQTISEVVRSLKGKVKVELTPEDIHALVQAMQGMTLKQARKVIAYAALYDGKLNAEDIKRVLERKVRILHEEGLLDYFPPETNVAQLGGFEGLKQWLACAKVGFTPQAKAFNLPAPKGILIVGIQGCGKSLAAKTIAREWSLPLLKLDAGRLYDKYVGESEKNFRRAITLAETMAPCVLWIDEIEKSMGQSGSDADGGLSRRLFGYFLTWLQEKSQEIFVVATANDLAQLPSELLRKGRFDEIFFVDLPEAPERQSILHIHLTRHQQQPLRFDLAALVQATDGFSGAEIEQVIISAIYRAIYEKRPVDTTLIIDEVKRTVPLSVCRREDIQRLRTFAQSRFVSVK
- a CDS encoding DUF3177 family protein, translating into MLDPLILRSLVWTDYRLAVLFLVSFPLVLLIWAAYKRNTAIQHLLTIYWKVSSLLMITIYLMIGGFSISFVSAVMARILIPVGLWFWVDLNEEIREQPDSALKLTFNSWRWAVTLYGIIGTAISLTYLPCAFSNARLASASCQAWLEAPLLYKEFLHANYTNGFLGFFGIVGLIIYMLTLAWFVFVRLGKQGRQAIN